The stretch of DNA TTTTTAAAATTGATAATTACGGTGTTTTATCATATTGAATTGACAAGGTTGCAAAAAAAGTAATATAATTTAATAAACTAATAAAAGATTAAGTGATAATTTGATTAAAAAGGGATATAAAGAAACTAAAATAGGAATTTCTGACGAAAACAAGGTTTCCGTAGATTTCGAAAATCAAAGATTTTCAAAAATACCTGAAGATTGGGAAGTTAAGAGATTAGGGGAAATTATTACATTTCAGAGAGGGTATGACTTACCAAATAACTGTAGAAAAAAAGGCAGTTACCCAATAGTCGCATCTAATGGAATAGTTGGATATCATAATGAATATAAAGTTAAAAACGGCGGTATTACAATAGGTCGAAGTGGTAATCTAGGAGAACCATTTTATATTTGTGAATCATTTTGGCCATTAAATACAACATTGTATATAAAAAAATTCCACAACTCATATCCACGTTATATTTATTATCTTTTAAAAACGTTGAATTTGAAAAGATATAATTCAGGAAGTGCAGTTCCAAGTTTAAATAGAAATTATATACACCCTATAAAAATATCAGTTCCGCCATTAAAGGAACAGCAAAAAATTGCGGAAATTTTAACAAAGTGGGATAATCATATCGAAACTTTAGAAAATTTAATTTCTAAAAAGGAAGAATATAAAAAAGGTTTAATGCAAAATTTATTAACTGGTAAAGTTCGATTTCCTGGATTTAACGAAGAATGGAAAGAAGTTAAATTAGGGGACATTTCTGAAATAGTTACTGGAACTACACCAAGTACTAAACTAAAAGAATATTACGAAAATGGCACCTATCCTTGGATTACACCTACGGATATTACATATAATAAATATATATCCAAATCAGAACGCTATTTAACAATTCAAGGACTGTCAAAAGGTCGTAAGCTACCATCAGGAAGTTTATTAATAACATGTATCGCAAGTATTGGTAAAAATGCGATTTTAACCAAAACGGGCAGTTGTAATCAACAAATAAATGCAATATTGCCTTCTTCAAAAAATAATATTGAATTTTTATATTATTTAATAGAATATAATAAAGAATATTTATTAAAATATGCAGGACATAGTGCTACGCCAATTTTAAATAAAAAAAGTTTTTCAAATTTAAAATTTACAATTCCACCATTAAAA from Methanococcus voltae encodes:
- a CDS encoding restriction endonuclease subunit S, yielding MIKKGYKETKIGISDENKVSVDFENQRFSKIPEDWEVKRLGEIITFQRGYDLPNNCRKKGSYPIVASNGIVGYHNEYKVKNGGITIGRSGNLGEPFYICESFWPLNTTLYIKKFHNSYPRYIYYLLKTLNLKRYNSGSAVPSLNRNYIHPIKISVPPLKEQQKIAEILTKWDNHIETLENLISKKEEYKKGLMQNLLTGKVRFPGFNEEWKEVKLGDISEIVTGTTPSTKLKEYYENGTYPWITPTDITYNKYISKSERYLTIQGLSKGRKLPSGSLLITCIASIGKNAILTKTGSCNQQINAILPSSKNNIEFLYYLIEYNKEYLLKYAGHSATPILNKKSFSNLKFTIPPLKEQEKIAEILSLQDKEIEILKEKLELLKMQKKGLCRSF